aaaatatgatcctgacctccctgggcagataacctcaccaatgcttcctggaacctttcctctccagagccctacccaactagggaaagacagaaacagactgggggtatggatctacctgtcaacacccatgtccaatggagaagaaaTCAGAGGAGCCAAAACTCCAGTCCCTTAGTAtgagagttcttaaacaaataaaaatggaaatatctcgttctcattttttttttaagagacagttcttttttttaagagacagttcttttttttaagagacagtttttttttaagagagcagttctcattttttttttaagagacagagaagccagagagagaatggaaaagacctaagcaccaaagcttctttcaatacagtgggatctgggttcgaacacaggtcacacacatggcaaatgaAATAGAGCTGTAGGAAAACTCATGAtgtatttctctatgcaaaaatgcatcatgacttcctgacaacccaatatttctcATATCTCAGAAAttctactcttaggcatttatccaaaagtcaTGAAAACAGGAATTCAAAGGAACATACagacccttatgttcatagctacattattcataatagGTGAAATATGAAAGTAACCTCAATGTCTGTCAACGTATGACAGGATAGTGAAGTTCTGGGCTGTCCTGCCCTGACACTCAAAAAAAGACTGGTtctgaccttgccctcaatgtggatcaataacggTAGGGACTAttacattctctgaagggaggctggacaacatactctacctagtaactgaggaagatgggtcctgaaattagtgtagcctggaatgttcctagccatgatcacagaatgcaagctaagacctacagggatgcagaggttacataggctcctgtgctgagtatgggccccagatcaaaccaatgggatttacaattaacaacatttatatactttccccatatttgggaactactctcttctctgatccagctttctagtcctttttccaactatgacaccatctccccagacaataacttaggtcacctgcatattagatgtcaagctcaggcagaacttagtagagtcatgggccccttgggatacacctaaaacagacctactagaatttttccaaaatggagaccccaaatcttcatctgcgatattcttgcctttaggttcttgattagtcaacaatttgttctactttatatcttaagtctttttcagccaccaggttccagatgccatcatgatggcAACCATACTTcgctaggcagacaaccccaccaatgtgtcctggagccccacctccccagatccctaccccactagggaaagagagagacaggctgggggtatggatcgacctgccaacagccatgttcagtggagaagcaattgtagaagccagaccttctactttctgcaccccataatgatcctgggttcatactcccagagggataaagaatagggaagttatcaagggaagggattggatatggagttctggtggtaggaattgtgtagaaatatacccctcttacaCTATAGtcgtgtcaatatttccattttataaataaaaattttttaaaaagactgatcccatgatccaggaggtggcacagtggataaagcactgaactctcaagcgtgaggtcctgagtttaagccccggcagcacatgtaccagagtaatgtctggttctttctctcctcctatctttctcatcaataaataaataaaatctttgaaaaaaaaaaaaagactgatcctgaaatgagtgcagcctccaataatcctcagatgtgaccatgagctataagctcagactcatagaggttacacaggctctgatgctaaatataaatatatgtatatatatgggccctggagcaggtggatggaggtaaatagttaattttagccacaaaaaattttttttcaagaacagaaattattccctgccctaatccaactttctagccctttttctctactctgacatgattctctcagacaatattcttttttattatttatttatttattcccttttgttgcccttgttattttattgttgtcattgttggataggacagagagaaatggagagaggaggggaagacagagagggggagagaaagataggaacctgcagacttgcttcaccacctgtgaagcaactcccctgcaggtggggaggcagggggctgAAAGGGGGAGCCTTACAccggtcggtccttgcactttgtgccacctgtgcttaacccactgcactaccacccaactccctcagacaatattcttttccAACCTCAGAcaagctaccaaactcaagcaaaagtaccatagttgtgtgccctcaggaacatgcctaaaacggttttcctagctttcttctaccctaaaatccctaatctcatctgctctgatcctactttttggttcctgtccattaaccattttgtatcaatttaggtcatgtcaccttccagacaccaagttacagatgctaccatgactctatcagacttctctgggcagacgacctcaccaatgtgtcctggacccccaacatttcatctgtactattccagcctttgggtccataactgttcaacaatttgtttggctgtgtatgttaactctcttttcagcaaccagatTCCgggtgccagcatgatgccgaccagacttccctggactgacgaccccaccaatgtgtcctggagctccgcttccccagagacccaccctactagggaaagagaaaggcagactgggagtacggatcgaccagtcaatgcccatgttcagtgggaaagcaattacagaagccagacctcccaccttctgcaacccacaaggaccctggatccatactcccagagagataagagaatgggaaagctatcaggggaggggatgggatatggagatcaggttgtgggaattgtgtggagctgtacccctcttatcctatggttttgttaatgtctcctttcttaaataaataaaataaataaataaaaagaaaagtgtccTAATTCCAAAGTCTGTAGCCAGCTCTACCAGCCACTCACCCAACAACAACAGGCCTGGAATCCCACATCTTTGAGTCTCTGCTTCTtcacctttaaaaaaaggaattagagAGTATGCATGTGCTTTTGGAAAGTGAGTGTAGCTTTCAGATGTAGGTCTGATtacaaaacatcaatgaaaaGAGCATTTAGTTAtaactctctctcctccctatcaaTCACACTTCCTTTCTCCAACCTCACAGTCACCTCTAATTTGACCCACAAGAATTTCAACTAAGATATTTTACAATCAATCGATGTTTGCATTCATTCCACATTTCAATGATGAGACATGTGAACTTAAAGGAAAGGAGGTAAAAATACACCTAAATAATTCAATTATTGGGTGAAGTTCACCAAGCTTAGCAAgaactttctttaaaaagaaatgagggggctgggcagtagtgcagtgggttaagcacacatggtatgaagcacagggacggCAATAAGGACCATGGTTCCTGCCCCCtgctcatcacctgcagggggtggggaggtgggagtgAGTCActtcttcacaagaggtgaaggaggtctgcaagtgtctatctctgtcttctcctcctctctccatttctctctgtcctatctgacaacaacagcaagcagcaacaacaataaataataaaggcaacaaaaatggaaaaaatagcctccaggagcagtggattcctagtgtagtcactgagccccagctataagcctggaggcaaaaaaaattttttgagatATTATTGACTTTTAGAATTTGTTACtgatggtcaacaatttgtttggctttgtatgttaactctccaggttccagatgttagcaggatgccaaccagacttccctggacaaacaaccccaccaatgtgtcctggagctccgcttccccagagcctttccccactagggaaagagagagacaggttgggaatacggatcagcctgtcaatgcctatgttcagcgaggaagcaattacagaagccagaccttcaaccttctgcatcccacaatgatcttgggtccatactcctagagggttaaagaatagaaaagctatcataaggggaggggatgagatgcagagttctggtggtggaaattgtgcaaaattatactcctcctctcttatggttttgtcagtgtttcctatttataaaaaatatatataaaaagtagaaaaaaagaatttgttattctttggctattaaaaaaaagtgttaacttttgttttctttttatttccatgGGGGTTATTAtagaggcttggtgccagcacaatgaatctaccactcccagaatcttttattatttctttatttctttttaaaaaatatttatttatttattcccttttgttacccttgttgtttcattgctgtagttattattgatgtcatggttgttggataggacagagagaaatggagagaggaggggaagacagaggtgggagagaaagatagacacctgcagacctgcttcactgcttgtaaagttactcccctgcaggtgaggagccgggggctcaaaccaggatccttacgctggtccttgctttgtgccacctgcacttaaccccacctgcacttaacccactgtgctactgcctgactcccatttcttcatttcttctatagacagagaggaattgaaagggaataGGGgtataaatgaagagatagatccagagacacctgcagtactgcttcaccacgtgtaaagctttccccctgtagatggggaccgggagcttgaacctgggtccttgtgcactgtaacatgtgcactcagccaggtgtgccaccacctagtccctattctttaatcatttaaatttttccccttttattggaggcttgaacctgggtccttgctcattgtaatgtacacactctactgggtgcaccaccaatcCCTGATGGACATTTAAAATGATACTAAGTAAATTTTAAgtgttggaattttttttaaattacctccaACTTTATTAGTAGAACTGAGTGCTCAATGAATGAACCACTCACAGaagtcattattttccttttactttttaacttatatttttaacagaatagagagaaattagtgggggggagtagagagggagagagatagaaagacatctgcagcactgcttcaccactaggggagtgggggcttgaactcaggtccttgtgtataatAACCAGGTGTCAGTGAAATagacaaacaacaaaaacctatAACCATCACCATGTGAAATGTGTATGTATAACTggatagaaggagaaaggaaacagGTTAAAATATTAacagtgcatacacacacaaacacatcaaGAAAGCCAATGAATAATATAGGGTaagaggccaccccatcatctggggctctagtcagagaatccttggattcccacagatattttgggcctagacctttaacatatccctctctctccaccatcactggtcacttccatcaagaacaccatcataagtcctcttgtgggacTCTCCAAAATCTTGCTCTCAGTGTAGAACAATGGtaaggattgccccactctccaaaggaaggctgaaTCAACataactctgccactcaaggaagactggacctgaaatgagtgtagcctagaatgtccttagctatgaccatggactgcgaactctgactgacagggatacaggggttacacaggttcctgtgataaatatgaacagatatgggccctagggcaGGTTTAtgaagtttacagttaacagtatttatatactttcctcatattctggtgctactctttgcccttatctagctttctactcctatttctactcctattttcaactctgacaccatctgcccaGACTTTTAGCCCACCCACATGTTGGCTGTCAGACTTGGGCAAaaattaagtcatgggccccttgaaatatactgaaaatagacttcctagcttctatctactcaaagacccttagttccatctgctctattcttacctgtagattcctgactattaaacaatttgtccttctttatatcttacagcttttcagccaccaagttgctggcAGGGAGAAACAAAGCCATTAGAACTGAAATCAACTTGAAGACAAGAGTAACCTGAAGATCAGAGTGGACTCCAGAACAGTGCTGTGAAAACAATCTTGAGATTTTAAATAACTTGATAGGcttatatacctatgttcatagcagcacaatttgcgaaagccaaaacctggaagcaacccaggtgtccaacaacagataagtgtctgagaaagttgtggtctatatacacaatggaatactactcagctattagaaatgatgaattcactttcttcacctccgccttcatggagcttgaagtaatcatgttaagtgagctaagccagaaagagaagcatggatatgaaatgatctcactcatagacagaaattgagaaataagaacagaagggaaaacaccaagctTGAACTATGTTTGATgaactgaaccaaagtaaaggactcttgtgGGAAAGGgcgtttcaggtcctggtacaagatgatggatgaggacctaagctgggggtgggaatgttttgcaaaaaaactgagaaatttcacacatgtacctacaactgtatttactataaaccattaacccacccCCAaaatctgtatctatatatctatatctacgtCAACAGGCAAACTCACTTCTCGGGAAGTGCACTGCCAGCAGTGTGTCTGCAGGACTTCTAAACAGTGTGTTCACTGGGGCAGAGGCTCCCCTCTCAACAGCCAAGCCTCAAGGCATAAACACCCATGTCACAAAGCAAATCCAGTTCCCACCTCAACACTTCTAAGAGCAGCAGGgttacttggactggagttggtatactgcaccaaagtaaaagaatctgaggTGGGTGGTTCAGGTTCTAGaagaggatggcagaggacctagtgggggttgtattgttatgtggaaaactaggaaatcttatgcatatacaaactattgtatttacgttCGACTATAaaacatcccccaataaagaaatcaaagaaaaaagagcagCAGGGTTGGCCATAATTCTTATTAGCAGCCATCTCTGCCTTGTCCTGATTATCTGCTGATTTGAGGTCACAGTAATCAGCCTGAAAGACACACAgttgaggaggggggaggggcagggtgaAAAGAAGGCTAAGAGGCTCTAATTCCCTGCTAACACTGTGTCTTCCCAATCTGAAGATCACAGCCTCTGGTTTCAACCCATGTAGGACACTGGGAGCTTGCTGGCCATGAACACCTGTGCCCTGGGGTATTCAGGTCCAGGCTGGGACCCTGCTCCATCTTGCCAGTAACCAGGGTGTCTAGGCAGCCAGGAAGGACACAGTCCATTGTGCCTAGCCATGTTGAAGCCCAGTGAGAGGCGACGGTCCTGGGGCTACCAGTGCTGGGCAGCTGCTGAGGGCAGCGAGGCCTTGTCACAGCCAGCGGATAGCCAGCCTCGTGGCAGCATCTGCTCAGTAAGTGCCCGATCCGGCTCGCAGGCCAGCATCCCAGCCTGGACGGAGGGCAGCTACAACTACTACATCGAGGACGAGGAGGACGAcgatgaggaggaggaaaggggcgGCAAAGAGGGCTGGCAAGAGCTAGacaaggaggaggcagaggaagaagcagaggaagaggacaggagggaagaggaggaggaggaagatgcccTAAGAGCTCAGTCCTCGGTACTGCGGGTAAACGTGGGTGGCCAGGCCTACCTGCTGGCCTCTGCCCTGCTGGCCTGTTACCCCCGGACCCGCCTGGGTCGCTTGGCCCTGGCCCCCAGCCGTGGTCGCCGCCTGGGCCTGTGCGATGACTTCGAGGAGCGCACTGGCGAGTACTTCTTCGACCGCGACCCGGCAGTGTTCCAGCAGGTGCACGGCTTCTACTTGTCCGGGGTGCTGGCGCTGCGCGGGGGGGCGTGCCCACGGGCCTACCTGCAGGAGCTGGGCTACTGGGGGGTGCGGCTGCGCCATGCCCCACGCTGCTGCCGGCTGGGTTTTGAGGAGCGAAGGGACGAGCTCCGGGAGCAGCTCAAAATCCAGGGGGAACTgagggcccaggcccaggccgaGGCAGCTGACGTGCTCTTCCACCACATGCGCTGCCTCGGGCCGCAGCGCCAGCGCCTCTGGAACCTCATGGAGAAGCCCTTCTCATCGGTGGCAGCCAAGGTCATCGGCGTGGCATCCAGCTTCTTCGTTCTGGTGTCCGTGGTGGCTCTGGCCCTGAACACGGTGGAGGAGATGCACCCTCAGCATCCTCTGCAGCATCATCAGCATCCCCAGCATCAGCATCCTCATGGGCCGCTAGAGCAGGTGGAGGCTCTGTGCATGGCCTTCTTCACCCTCGAGTTCCTGCTGCGCCTCGTGTCCACGCCCGACCTGCGGCGCTTCGCCAGCAGCGCCCTCAACCTGGTggacctggtggccattttacccCTCTACCTGCAGCTGCTGCTCGAGGGCCTGGGTGGGGCGGGCTGGGCAGCGGGACCCGGAGGCGGAGAGACCTCCCCCGGACGCGAGCAGGAGCTGGAGACGGTGGGCCGCGTGGGCCAGGTGGGCCAGGTGCTACGCCTCATGCGGCTGTTGCGCATCTTCCGCATCCTCAAGCTAGCACGCCACTCCACCGGGCTGCGTGCCTTCGGCTTCACGCTGCGCCAGTGCTACCAGCAGGTGGGCTGCCTGCTGCTCTTCATTACCATGGGCATCTTCGCCTTCTCAGCCGCCGCCTACTCTGTGGAACACGACGTGCCCGGTACCAACTTCACTAGCATCCCCCACGCCTGGTGGTGGGCCGCGGTGAGTGAAAGGCCCTCCTCCCCTTACCCCTATTGGGCTACTGTttggaggctgggggggggggggcgcttgccctgcctccctcacttcctccttctctacccagtcgttctccctctcttcctcttcctctgtctgatcgctctctcctcctccccctcctcctcccccctccccctcccccctccccctccccctcctcctcctccgcccaATCCACCCCCTcgtatctttatatatttattatggatagagacagagagaaattggcaggggagggggagatagaaagggagagagggggatccttcggtagcgcagcgagttaagctcaagtggtgcgaagcacaaggaccagcatcctggtttcccagctccccacctgcagaggagtcgcttcacaggtggtgaagcaggtctgcaggtgtctctccttctcgtcccctctctggcttcccttcctctctccatttctttctgtcctatctaacaatgatgacatcaataaatacaacaacagtaaaaaaacaacaagggcaacaaaagggaaataaattaaaaagggagagacaaaccagaattcctacctcctgcaccccaaaaataatttttggtccaggggaagaaatattaagggaagataaccagagagctctgaactccatctccatcagaagtctgaaagaaaagaggaataaaggaaggacactGAGAAGTAGTTAGTCATAGGTGTCGGTATAAAGGAAGACAAAGGAGgaccacagggggaaaaaaagagaatgaatataggatgatctcactcacaggcagaagtcaaaaaacaagatcagaagggaaaacactaagcagaacttggactaaagttggagtattacaccaaagtaaaagactctgaggtgaaggggagggttcaggtcctgggacataatggcagaggaggacctggtgggagttaaattgttatgtggaaaaatgggaaatgttatgtatgtacaaactattgtattttactgtcaactgtaaaccattaatgccccaataagtaaaaaaaaaaaaaaagaaagaaggaaaagaaaaaatgggcaagtatatatacataaataaagatagatcgttatagaaataacagtcaacccatatctctgaccttggaagaactactgtagtttccagccTAGATCCTTcaatgaagtttccaatggaggggaactctggtggtaggaacagtatggagttatacccctgttgtcttataattttgtaaatcagtattttgcaaaacactaattaaaaaaggagaaagatacacaatggagtactacttggCTATTAGAaaggatgaattcaccttcttcacctcatcttggatagagcttaaaggaatcatgtgaagtgagataaggcagaaagagaaggatgaatatggacagcagttgagaaataagaactccTAGgggaaatataaagcagaacttggactgggtttggtatactgcactaaaataaaggactctgggaggaagaaggctttcaggtcctggagcatgatggtggaggaggacccaggctggggatgagagtgtttagcagaaaactgagaaattttacatgaggggccaggtggtgatgcaactggttgagcgcacgttacagtgtgcaaggacctgggtttgagcccctgttccccacctacaggaggaaagcttttcaagtggtaaagcagtgtttttggtgtctctctgcctctctttctctctatcaccccctactaTCTAGATTTATCGCtgtctcatccaataaataaagataatttttaaagtattttaaaaattaattttacacatgtatcaacaactatatttactgtaaactattaattgcctcaaaaaaagaaataaaaaataaaaataaaatgaaagggagacagaaaaaaagagagagagagacatttgcagacctgcttcatcactcatgaagcttacccccctgcaggtaaagaccgggttcttgtgcactgtagtgtgtgtgttcaaccagatgtgtcactgcccaccccctttttcttcttataaagacaaagaaatagaggaggatagaggggaaggaagaagaagaaagagggaaagagaaggaaagacacctttagcactgcttcaatgctcatgaaccTCTCtgctacaggtggagagcagggacttgaacttagatccttgcacatggtaacatatgtgctcaacccagtgcaccaccatccagcctgctcaacagagcatcactctggcacaagtgatgaCACCGAGTGATGCTCTGATCTTACATGATGCACTGATGACCAGCTTGCAAAAGCAGATGGACCAGCCCAGGGGGTGGTACTGTGAATAGACTCTCAAGGAGGAGGGTCTGAGTTCAACtttctgtgccagagtgatgctctggttctctttctccatctctctcaaaaaataattaattatttttgagacaatttatttaattaatttatttttttagctttttttttttcctccagggttatggtgcCAACTCcaagaggccattttgttgcccttggttatcattgttgttattattgctgtcactgttgttggataggacagagagaaatagagagaggaggggaagacagaggagcgaaagatagacacctgcagacctgcttcaccacttgtgaagagacccccccccacaggtggggagctaggggctcgaactggggtccttacgcctgtccttgcgctttgcaccaagggcgcttaaccctctgcactaccacctgaacccctccctttttaatttaattatttatttaagaaaggggacattaacaaaaccgtaggatcggaggggtacaactccacacaattcctactacccgatctccatatcccatcacctcccctgatagctttcccattctctatccctctggaagtatgaacccagggtctttgtaggttgcagaaggtagatggtctggcttctgtaattgcttccccgctgaacatgggtgttgactggttgatccatactcccagtctgcctctctctttccttattaagGTGGATCTCAggagaagcagagcttcaggacacattggtggctgACTCCCCCTTTCAaagcttttttaaatgtttatttctttttatttatttattttttttttatagagacagagaaattgagaggggagagagagatagagagggatagaaaaagatatttgcagcactgtttcaccacttgggaacatttccccctgcaagtggggaaaagGAGCTTCAACCccgtccttatgcatgataatatgATACAGGCTCAAACAGCTGT
The sequence above is drawn from the Erinaceus europaeus chromosome 10, mEriEur2.1, whole genome shotgun sequence genome and encodes:
- the KCNV2 gene encoding potassium voltage-gated channel subfamily V member 2, producing MLKPSERRRSWGYQCWAAAEGSEALSQPADSQPRGSICSVSARSGSQASIPAWTEGSYNYYIEDEEDDDEEEERGGKEGWQELDKEEAEEEAEEEDRREEEEEEDALRAQSSVLRVNVGGQAYLLASALLACYPRTRLGRLALAPSRGRRLGLCDDFEERTGEYFFDRDPAVFQQVHGFYLSGVLALRGGACPRAYLQELGYWGVRLRHAPRCCRLGFEERRDELREQLKIQGELRAQAQAEAADVLFHHMRCLGPQRQRLWNLMEKPFSSVAAKVIGVASSFFVLVSVVALALNTVEEMHPQHPLQHHQHPQHQHPHGPLEQVEALCMAFFTLEFLLRLVSTPDLRRFASSALNLVDLVAILPLYLQLLLEGLGGAGWAAGPGGGETSPGREQELETVGRVGQVGQVLRLMRLLRIFRILKLARHSTGLRAFGFTLRQCYQQVGCLLLFITMGIFAFSAAAYSVEHDVPGTNFTSIPHAWWWAAVSISTVGYGDMYPETHLGRLFAFLCIAFGIILNGMPISILYNKFSDYYSKLKAYEYTAIRKERGNVEFLQRARKKMAECLAGSNTQPSPK